The Streptomyces sp. NBC_01197 genome window below encodes:
- a CDS encoding LysR family transcriptional regulator — MPSLRALECLVAVADSGSITQAALVLHSSQPAVSHQIAALEREARTPLVRREHRGVRLTPAGRAAVTDARRALDAAAAAVRSARATGEMAGGVVRLGCAQSLSVALLAPVIHSWHRVHPRVSITVQEFAVEQEALHLIASDAVDVAVLPTPPAGPFTVIPLAEEEIVLAAEAGHPLAEQPTLRVEDLDGASVVHFAPDNGWGIWLDQQFARAGIRVETVMRTSVTSAAPQLAAAGLGVAVCPVSAVSDGFPGAVRSFTPRWVRQLAAVTPAEPDVLAARFIEDLRHRGVRMPRGMAETAEQDSAQHW, encoded by the coding sequence ATGCCTTCTCTACGTGCGCTGGAATGTCTCGTAGCTGTCGCGGACTCGGGTTCGATCACGCAGGCCGCGCTGGTGTTGCACTCCTCGCAGCCCGCCGTCTCCCATCAGATCGCGGCGCTGGAACGCGAAGCCCGCACCCCCCTGGTCCGGCGCGAACACCGGGGTGTCAGGCTCACGCCGGCGGGGCGTGCCGCCGTCACGGATGCCCGGCGGGCCCTCGACGCGGCAGCCGCGGCGGTGCGGTCGGCGCGCGCGACAGGCGAGATGGCCGGCGGTGTGGTGCGCCTGGGCTGCGCGCAGAGCCTGAGCGTCGCGCTGCTCGCCCCGGTCATCCACAGCTGGCACCGCGTCCACCCCCGGGTCTCGATCACGGTGCAGGAGTTCGCCGTGGAGCAGGAGGCGCTCCACCTCATCGCCTCTGATGCGGTGGACGTCGCCGTGCTGCCGACGCCGCCGGCGGGCCCCTTCACCGTTATCCCGTTGGCCGAGGAGGAGATCGTGCTGGCAGCGGAAGCCGGCCATCCGCTGGCCGAGCAGCCGACTCTGCGTGTGGAGGACCTCGACGGTGCTTCGGTGGTGCACTTCGCGCCCGACAACGGTTGGGGGATCTGGCTGGACCAGCAGTTCGCCCGGGCCGGCATCCGGGTCGAGACGGTGATGCGGACATCGGTGACGTCGGCGGCCCCCCAGCTGGCCGCGGCCGGGCTCGGGGTGGCCGTGTGTCCGGTGAGCGCGGTCAGTGACGGCTTTCCCGGCGCAGTGCGGTCGTTCACTCCCCGCTGGGTGCGCCAGCTGGCGGCAGTGACCCCCGCTGAGCCCGATGTTCTGGCCGCCCGATTCATCGAAGACCTCCGCCATCGCGGCGTGCGCATGCCACGCGGCATGGCCGAAACTGCAGAGCAGGACAGCGCGCAGCACTGGTAG
- a CDS encoding NAD-dependent epimerase/dehydratase family protein produces MARAVPDNALPLHVAETAQMTKENVMAQVFVTGGSGFIGQVLVRRLTSEGHTVRALVRSENSAAAVDALGAVPVRGDLTEPDGWREGLAGSEVIFHLAAETDITAERERHDAVTVRGTRAVVEAARQANVSRFIHCGSEAALLAGDPLIEVDESEPLRPDSEAAYCAAKAAAEKIVLDASGPGFDTLAIRPRFVWGPGSILIESLVAAARAGQFAWIDGGRHITDVTYVDNAVEGLMRGWQHGRPANAYFVTDQHRVVLREFLRPLFDAYGVGVPVPEMDAQTAAREVPVPARWFLGQPCTLRADKATAQLGYRPLVSHTDGLDAVAKSLAGNGA; encoded by the coding sequence ATGGCGCGTGCTGTACCGGACAACGCTCTTCCACTCCATGTGGCGGAGACCGCGCAGATGACGAAGGAGAACGTGATGGCGCAAGTGTTCGTGACGGGCGGCTCGGGCTTCATCGGCCAAGTGCTGGTGCGACGCCTCACCAGCGAGGGGCACACAGTGCGCGCCCTGGTCCGCAGCGAGAATTCCGCAGCCGCGGTTGACGCGCTCGGGGCTGTGCCGGTGCGCGGTGACCTCACCGAACCGGATGGCTGGCGCGAGGGGCTGGCCGGCAGCGAGGTAATCTTCCACCTCGCCGCGGAGACCGATATCACCGCTGAGCGCGAACGACACGACGCGGTCACCGTCCGCGGCACCAGGGCCGTCGTCGAGGCCGCACGGCAGGCGAACGTCTCCCGGTTCATCCACTGCGGAAGTGAAGCCGCGCTCCTGGCCGGCGACCCGCTGATCGAGGTGGACGAGTCGGAGCCCCTGCGCCCGGACTCCGAAGCCGCCTACTGCGCGGCAAAGGCCGCCGCGGAGAAGATCGTCCTGGACGCGAGCGGGCCCGGCTTCGACACTCTCGCCATCCGCCCCCGCTTCGTCTGGGGCCCCGGCAGCATCCTCATCGAAAGCCTGGTGGCAGCAGCCCGGGCAGGCCAGTTCGCCTGGATCGACGGCGGGCGGCACATCACCGATGTCACTTACGTCGACAACGCCGTCGAGGGCCTGATGCGCGGCTGGCAGCACGGCCGGCCCGCCAACGCCTACTTCGTGACCGACCAGCACCGCGTCGTGCTGCGTGAGTTCCTCCGGCCCCTCTTCGACGCCTACGGCGTCGGCGTGCCGGTCCCGGAGATGGACGCGCAGACCGCAGCGCGCGAAGTCCCTGTGCCCGCCCGGTGGTTCCTCGGCCAGCCGTGCACCCTGCGCGCCGACAAGGCCACCGCACAGCTCGGCTACCGGCCACTGGTCTCACACACCGACGGACTCGACGCCGTAGCGAAGTCCCTCGCCGGCAACGGCGCATGA
- a CDS encoding NADPH-dependent F420 reductase produces the protein MKIVTIGRGAVGAGLAGLWKAAGHQADLLGREGGDASQADVVLVAVPGDKISHALSKVTGLEGKTAIDATNILPERHGDFPSYAEEVKSFTHGPVAKSFNMNFASLYDAVREQRARPSNWYVADDGAAAITEQLIRDAGFDPVRVGDLTRARDFENAVWLLMGVQPTGGVFYRSAAPGEL, from the coding sequence ATGAAGATCGTGACTATAGGACGCGGAGCCGTCGGCGCCGGACTGGCCGGTCTGTGGAAGGCCGCCGGGCACCAGGCCGACCTGCTCGGGCGTGAGGGCGGCGACGCCTCGCAGGCGGACGTCGTCCTGGTCGCCGTCCCCGGAGACAAGATCTCACACGCCCTGAGCAAGGTGACGGGCCTGGAGGGAAAGACCGCCATCGACGCGACGAACATCCTCCCCGAGCGCCACGGCGACTTCCCCTCGTACGCCGAGGAAGTGAAGTCCTTCACGCACGGCCCGGTCGCCAAGAGCTTCAACATGAACTTCGCCTCGCTGTATGACGCGGTGCGCGAACAGCGCGCGCGGCCGAGCAACTGGTACGTGGCGGACGACGGGGCCGCCGCCATCACCGAGCAGCTGATCCGTGACGCCGGCTTCGACCCGGTGCGCGTCGGGGACCTCACACGGGCCCGCGACTTCGAGAACGCGGTGTGGCTGCTCATGGGCGTCCAGCCGACCGGAGGCGTCTTCTACCGCTCCGCCGCCCCCGGCGAACTCTGA
- a CDS encoding SRPBCC family protein, with amino-acid sequence MAPSRPPIHFTNEIDVPASPQTVWSLLTDPPNWPRFHPGHPRTTARRPPCPATGHLVRNQPGRSGRYSDRTGIRAV; translated from the coding sequence ATGGCTCCCAGCCGACCCCCGATTCATTTCACCAACGAAATCGACGTCCCGGCATCCCCGCAGACCGTCTGGTCCCTGCTCACCGACCCGCCCAACTGGCCGCGTTTCCACCCCGGTCACCCGCGTACAACTGCTCGACGGCCACCGTGTCCTGCGACCGGGCACCTCGTTCGAAACCAACCTGGCCGGTCAGGACGTTACAGCGACCGTACGGGGATTCGAGCCGTATGA
- a CDS encoding SRPBCC family protein → MYAKVTWPTQYDPKISAVYALNDINVKAPPETVWRLLADAENWSSHFPPEDQVKILTPETELALGTKFSRVTVGFPMSLNVTEFEPHRRLSWETVVDGDTTASSAYHGWVITPTDEGCHVLTEETQQGPFFLEELGRKNPGALYRYHQEWVERLAEAAEAQAAQLPRPAR, encoded by the coding sequence ATGTACGCGAAGGTGACCTGGCCCACCCAGTACGACCCAAAAATCTCAGCTGTCTACGCACTCAACGACATCAACGTCAAAGCACCGCCCGAGACGGTGTGGAGGCTGCTCGCCGATGCCGAGAACTGGTCCAGTCACTTCCCGCCCGAAGACCAGGTCAAGATCCTCACCCCGGAGACAGAGCTGGCCTTGGGGACCAAGTTCAGCCGGGTGACGGTCGGATTTCCCATGAGCCTGAACGTGACCGAGTTCGAGCCGCACCGCCGGCTCTCGTGGGAGACGGTCGTCGACGGTGACACCACCGCTTCCAGCGCCTACCACGGCTGGGTCATCACGCCCACGGACGAGGGCTGCCACGTCCTGACCGAGGAGACGCAGCAGGGCCCGTTCTTCCTTGAGGAACTCGGGCGCAAAAACCCCGGAGCCCTCTACCGCTACCACCAGGAATGGGTCGAGCGCCTGGCCGAAGCCGCCGAGGCGCAGGCAGCACAACTCCCGCGCCCGGCGAGGTAG
- a CDS encoding IS256 family transposase has product MTSDNVTEADPAEPSEAVPSKPVDDRLIDELVGRAQAEGLQLTGEGGLLQQLTKRLLESALEGEITDHLGYDKHDPAGKNGGNSRNGTRSKTVLTDVGPVEITVPRDREGSFEPKIVKKRQKRLSGVDEIVISLAAKGLTTGEVQAHLAEVYGADVSRQTISTITDKVLEGMAEWQNRPLDAVYPVVFIDAIHVKIRDGAVANRPIYVALAVTTEGRRDILGLWAGDGGEGAKHWMHILTEIKNRGVNDVLMLVCDGLKGLPDAVETVWPQTVVQTCVVHLLRNSFRYAARQDWDKIAKLLKPVYTASTEDAALERFAEFADAWGKKYPAIVRLWENAWEEFTPLLRFDTEIRRIVCTTNAIESVNARIPRAVKARGHFPNEQAALKCVYMAIMSLDPTGKGQARWTMRWKTALNAFDITFDGRLSAARQ; this is encoded by the coding sequence ATGACCAGCGACAACGTGACCGAGGCCGATCCTGCCGAGCCGTCTGAGGCGGTTCCGTCGAAGCCTGTGGACGACCGGTTGATTGACGAGCTGGTGGGCCGGGCTCAGGCCGAGGGCCTTCAGCTGACCGGCGAGGGCGGGCTGCTCCAGCAGCTGACCAAGCGGCTCCTGGAGTCGGCTCTCGAGGGCGAGATCACCGACCACCTCGGCTATGACAAACACGATCCCGCCGGGAAGAACGGTGGCAACTCCCGCAACGGCACCCGATCCAAGACCGTGCTGACGGATGTCGGCCCGGTGGAGATAACTGTGCCCCGCGACCGTGAGGGTTCCTTCGAGCCGAAGATCGTCAAGAAGCGGCAGAAGCGTCTGTCCGGCGTGGACGAGATAGTCATCTCGCTCGCGGCGAAGGGCCTGACCACCGGCGAGGTCCAGGCCCACCTTGCCGAGGTCTACGGCGCCGACGTGTCCCGTCAGACGATCTCCACGATCACCGACAAGGTTCTCGAGGGCATGGCCGAATGGCAGAACCGGCCGCTCGACGCCGTCTACCCGGTGGTCTTCATCGACGCCATCCACGTGAAGATCCGCGACGGCGCGGTCGCCAACCGGCCCATCTACGTGGCCTTGGCGGTCACGACCGAGGGTCGGCGCGACATTCTCGGGCTGTGGGCCGGCGACGGCGGCGAGGGCGCCAAGCACTGGATGCACATCCTCACCGAGATCAAGAACCGCGGCGTGAACGACGTCCTTATGCTCGTCTGCGACGGACTCAAGGGCCTGCCCGACGCGGTCGAGACCGTCTGGCCGCAGACGGTCGTGCAGACCTGTGTGGTCCACCTGCTGCGGAACTCCTTCCGCTATGCCGCCCGCCAGGACTGGGACAAGATCGCGAAACTCCTCAAGCCCGTCTACACCGCGTCGACCGAAGACGCCGCACTCGAGCGGTTCGCGGAGTTCGCCGACGCGTGGGGCAAGAAGTATCCGGCGATCGTGCGGCTCTGGGAGAACGCGTGGGAGGAGTTCACTCCCCTCCTCCGCTTCGACACCGAAATCCGCCGCATCGTCTGCACGACGAACGCGATCGAGTCCGTGAACGCGCGGATCCCACGGGCGGTGAAAGCCCGCGGCCACTTCCCCAACGAGCAGGCCGCACTGAAATGCGTCTACATGGCAATCATGTCGCTCGACCCGACCGGCAAGGGCCAAGCCCGCTGGACCATGCGCTGGAAGACAGCCTTGAACGCCTTCGACATCACCTTCGACGGCCGACTCTCCGCAGCCCGCCAGTAA
- a CDS encoding peroxiredoxin-like family protein: MSLNSLNSELRTFYKARQQQIPAAVREIMQRAGEELAMSGQTDRALTAGAKAPDFTLPTATGDTVTLSELTVQGPVVLTFYRGAWCPYCNIALRSLQQHHAAITERGARLVAVSPQIPDESLSLTEKHALDFAVLSDIGAFVARSYGLAFDLPDDLAAVYEKLGFDLERVNGGHPRTLPLPATYVIDQNGTIRWAFVQSDYTARAEPADILAALDALA; encoded by the coding sequence ATGTCGCTCAACTCGCTCAACTCCGAACTGCGCACCTTCTACAAAGCCCGCCAGCAGCAGATTCCCGCCGCAGTCCGGGAGATCATGCAGCGAGCCGGGGAGGAGCTCGCCATGTCCGGTCAGACCGACCGCGCCCTGACCGCCGGCGCGAAGGCCCCTGACTTCACGCTGCCCACGGCCACCGGCGATACCGTCACCCTGAGCGAACTGACAGTCCAGGGGCCGGTCGTGCTGACCTTCTACCGCGGGGCCTGGTGCCCGTACTGCAACATCGCACTGCGCTCACTCCAGCAGCACCACGCCGCCATCACCGAGCGCGGCGCCCGACTGGTCGCCGTCTCCCCGCAGATCCCCGACGAATCACTCTCGCTCACCGAGAAGCACGCCCTCGATTTCGCCGTGCTCAGCGATATCGGCGCCTTCGTCGCCAGGTCCTACGGCCTCGCATTCGACTTGCCCGACGATCTGGCCGCCGTCTACGAGAAACTCGGCTTCGACCTCGAACGCGTCAACGGCGGCCACCCCCGCACCCTGCCGCTGCCCGCCACGTACGTCATCGACCAGAACGGCACCATCCGCTGGGCATTCGTACAGAGCGACTACACCGCGCGGGCGGAACCGGCAGATATCCTCGCCGCGCTCGACGCTCTGGCCTGA
- a CDS encoding TetR/AcrR family transcriptional regulator, translating into MPDVKHFDPDAALETVVRLFWRQGVASTGIQDVVAATGLNRSSLYSTFGGKQELYVAALNRYLEQRSQPMFQRLAQDERGLPAVEEFFSGLIAARCSGEYARWGCMVSNAHAGADNGDADVARVLDRHHQGLRDALYAALATAQACGQLAQGADPAAAADVLALVAYGVNLRSRAGASARSLKGSVTAALDSLGTRVAAQPRGRVAR; encoded by the coding sequence ATGCCCGACGTCAAGCACTTCGACCCGGACGCCGCGCTGGAGACCGTGGTGCGCCTGTTCTGGCGGCAGGGTGTCGCCTCGACCGGGATCCAGGATGTCGTGGCGGCGACCGGTCTCAACCGCTCCAGCCTGTACTCCACCTTCGGTGGGAAGCAGGAACTGTACGTAGCCGCGCTGAACCGCTATCTCGAACAGCGCTCGCAGCCGATGTTCCAGCGCCTGGCACAGGATGAGCGCGGATTGCCTGCCGTTGAGGAGTTCTTCTCCGGCCTGATCGCGGCGCGCTGCTCGGGCGAATACGCGCGGTGGGGATGCATGGTCTCCAACGCGCACGCGGGCGCCGACAACGGTGACGCCGATGTAGCCCGGGTGCTGGACCGGCATCATCAGGGTCTACGAGACGCGCTCTACGCCGCCCTGGCAACGGCGCAGGCGTGCGGGCAGCTGGCACAGGGCGCCGACCCCGCCGCCGCGGCCGACGTGCTGGCTCTGGTCGCCTACGGCGTGAACCTGCGCTCGCGCGCAGGGGCGAGCGCCCGCTCCCTGAAGGGGAGCGTCACGGCCGCACTCGACTCGCTAGGTACGCGGGTGGCGGCGCAGCCCCGGGGCCGCGTAGCGCGATGA
- a CDS encoding type II toxin-antitoxin system death-on-curing family toxin, whose translation MKEVRHIQIDEILTVALKVNGTEHSVRDMGLLISAIERPRTNVFGAELYPTLHEKAAALLHSVARNHALIDGNKRTAWLAMRVYLRLNGVSAGIAPPPVSIAGPFVEEVAQDSIDVPVIAKRLSAWFPVSRRSTS comes from the coding sequence GTGAAGGAGGTGCGTCACATCCAGATTGACGAGATCCTGACCGTTGCTCTCAAGGTCAACGGCACGGAGCACAGCGTGCGTGACATGGGGCTTCTGATATCAGCGATCGAACGGCCCCGGACCAATGTGTTCGGGGCCGAGCTCTATCCCACGCTGCACGAGAAGGCGGCCGCGTTGCTGCACTCCGTTGCCCGCAATCACGCGTTGATCGACGGCAACAAGCGCACCGCCTGGCTCGCCATGCGTGTTTATCTGCGACTCAACGGCGTCAGCGCCGGTATCGCTCCGCCACCGGTCTCCATCGCCGGCCCGTTCGTCGAGGAAGTCGCGCAGGACAGCATCGATGTACCGGTCATTGCCAAGCGCCTGTCGGCCTGGTTCCCCGTTTCCCGACGTTCGACGTCGTGA
- a CDS encoding TIGR02679 family protein codes for MELTHEPEPGTEAVDSPRLARLLGTPDLSWLVERARRRLVAGQPLTGSVSLADPTSAQRAAAERLLARAPGGGKSLTVRLEAVDAVLRRSGASPNGLAAAVAALTGPVRSIVQARQEEEDAWKRAHTPLDELVARVPALAEWAARIRADGLARRMGRTPDVTFGLLAGVGTALRELPAVPVVSLPAFAARVLGWAHALDDGTPLATLTLSGARALTGFHDGRGAEWRREAWASVGLLRDELSSTVLTLNLRGTPALDRLAEDGEPCVLTLRQLTRKPPAVAAPTVRICENPTVLAAAADTLGPACPPLVCLQGQPSAAALTLLRGLHDHGATLYYHGDFDWGGLRIAGILRRRVPWRPWRYTAADYRAAVLRSASPPLSPLVSTPTETPWEPGLAAAVAEFGVRVEEERELELLLSDLA; via the coding sequence GTGGAGCTGACCCATGAGCCTGAGCCCGGCACCGAAGCAGTCGACAGCCCGCGGCTCGCCAGGCTGCTCGGCACACCGGACCTCTCCTGGCTCGTCGAACGAGCGCGCCGACGGCTGGTGGCCGGGCAGCCCCTGACCGGCTCCGTGTCCTTGGCCGATCCCACTTCGGCCCAGCGAGCGGCGGCCGAACGACTTCTCGCCCGGGCCCCCGGCGGCGGCAAGTCTCTGACCGTACGGTTGGAAGCGGTCGACGCCGTACTGCGCCGTTCGGGCGCAAGCCCGAATGGCCTCGCCGCGGCAGTCGCAGCGCTCACAGGGCCTGTCAGGTCGATTGTCCAAGCCCGCCAAGAGGAGGAGGACGCCTGGAAGCGGGCGCACACGCCCCTCGACGAGCTTGTCGCAAGGGTTCCCGCGCTTGCGGAGTGGGCGGCCCGGATACGCGCCGACGGCCTGGCGCGGCGCATGGGGCGCACTCCAGACGTCACGTTCGGTCTCCTCGCCGGGGTGGGTACCGCCCTGCGCGAACTCCCCGCTGTCCCGGTCGTCTCGCTGCCTGCCTTCGCCGCCCGGGTCCTCGGCTGGGCTCATGCCCTTGATGACGGCACACCGCTGGCCACCCTCACCCTGTCCGGGGCTCGAGCGCTGACCGGTTTCCACGACGGCCGGGGTGCCGAATGGCGACGGGAGGCCTGGGCATCGGTGGGACTGTTGCGAGACGAGCTGTCCTCGACCGTCCTGACCCTGAACCTGCGCGGCACCCCAGCCCTGGACCGCCTGGCCGAAGACGGCGAACCCTGTGTGCTCACCCTTCGCCAGCTCACCCGCAAGCCTCCGGCCGTCGCCGCTCCCACGGTGCGCATCTGCGAGAACCCGACGGTCCTTGCGGCGGCGGCCGACACGCTCGGTCCCGCCTGCCCGCCCCTGGTCTGCCTCCAGGGCCAGCCTTCCGCCGCCGCCCTCACACTGCTCCGTGGGCTGCACGACCACGGAGCGACCCTGTACTACCACGGGGACTTCGACTGGGGCGGGCTCCGAATCGCCGGCATCCTTCGCCGCCGCGTCCCGTGGCGGCCCTGGCGCTACACGGCCGCGGACTACCGTGCCGCCGTGCTCCGCAGCGCCTCACCCCCGCTGTCACCGCTCGTCAGCACCCCGACGGAGACCCCTTGGGAGCCCGGACTCGCTGCGGCCGTCGCCGAATTCGGTGTTCGTGTCGAGGAGGAGCGGGAGCTGGAGCTGCTGTTGTCCGATCTCGCCTGA